The proteins below come from a single Hemiscyllium ocellatum isolate sHemOce1 chromosome 24, sHemOce1.pat.X.cur, whole genome shotgun sequence genomic window:
- the zgc:193801 gene encoding uncharacterized protein zgc:193801 isoform X1, protein MTAFITHPSVRVKGTEHNYNPVFCQDEKCSSNSKGSHMHCPFCSVTDAYQDPVILRAHYRVKHVDKGLDFAGLKILRCCNHCDIIGTIKEEKKFKGAHWHCYRCRNGFNRRDEAMKHYKTHFRNPHTTFQIQITQEVNSRQYYEQSAEAHHKAYGGNHITSGGTMDITPFSPVVTEVAINTTTSTLTMGKNDTVIGQTAKDGNLTNGVTADAKESMGSTSADDHQTLVLMDPDGENGELVYSDTTNLVVEQSDDTLDQNLLIEKQLLELHQQNHQLRVEKTETERRLQMEIQQLKNQIAGLTEANWQMAEELKQYKCSRDIENKINQMIEQMEIQHKELLQMQVELLRKEYNKLNHQVNGGSDSLQDSKDDCTNETERTTEQTFVGSATLSPKRHSITLTLPTTMVTSHEIVTSEHGIMSTSDDVIAASEVDLSSGNVISFIEPNNNSSNESAGLTTLEIVEVHLDSESTISNMESTSPTRVHLYPVTHITDNVELSSGKRISEEDPEEESQSKIQRTV, encoded by the exons ATGACAGCTTTCATT ACTCATCCATCAGTGAGAGTTAAAGGAACAGAGCATAACTACAATCCAGTTTTCTGCCAAGATGAAAAATGTTCTTCTAACTCTAAAGGTAGCCACATGCACTGTCCCTTTTGTAGTGTGACTGATGCCTACCAGGACCCTGTCATCTTGAGAGCACATTACAGAGTTAAACATGTTGACAAAGGGCTTGATTTTGCAG GTTTAAAGATACTTCGCTGTTGTAATCACTGTGACATCATTGGAACTAtcaaagaagaaaagaaatttAAAGGTGCACACTGGCACTGCTACCGCTGTCGAAATGGTTTCAATAGACGTGATGAAGCTATGAAGCATTACAAAACTCATTTCCGCAACCCTCATACGACTTTCCAAATTCAAATTACACAA GAGGTAAATAGTCGACAGTATTACGAACAAAGTGCAGAAGCTCATCATAAAGCTTATGGAGGCAACCACATTACCTCTGGTGGGACAATGGATATCACACCATTTAGTCCTGTTGTGACAGAAGTAGCCATTAACACAACAACCTCGACTCTTACCATGGGGAAGAATGATACTGTCATAGGACAGACTGCAAAG GATGGCAATCTGACCAATGGTGTCACTGCTGATGCCAAAGAATCTATGGGCTCTACATCAGCAGATGATCATCAAACTCTGGTACTTATGGACCCAGATGGGGAAAATGGAGAGCTTGTGTACAGTGATACTACAAACTTAGTTGTAGAACAG AGCGATGACACTTTGGATCAAAATCTGCTAATAGAAAAGCAACTACTTGAACTACACCAGCAGAATCATCAACTTAGAGTAGAGAAAACAGAAACCGAGCGCAGGCTCCAAATGGAAATCCAACAGCTAAAAAATCAG ATTGCAGGTCTTACAGAGGCCAATTGGCAAATGGCTGAAGAACTCAAGCAATATAAATGTTCCAGAGATATTGagaataaaataaatcaaatg ATTGAACAGATGGAGATACAGCACAAGGAGCTCTTACAGATGCAGGTGGAGCTGTTACGGAAAGAGTATAACAAGTTAAATCATCAAGTTAATGGTGGCTCTGATTCTCTTCAGGATTCTAAAGATGATTGCACTAATGAAACTGAGCGTACAACTGAACAGACATTTGTGGGCAGTGCTACTTTGTCCCCCAAGCGTCATAGCATAACACTGACCTTACCCACCACTATGGTGACTTCGCATGAAATCGTGACCTCTGAGCATGGAATCATGTCAACATCAGATGATGTAATTGCAGCATCTGAAGTGGACCTCAGTTCTGGAAATGTCATATCCTTCATTGAGCCTAATAATAATTCATCAAATGAATCTGCAGGTTTGACAACACTTGAAATTGTAGAGGTCCATTTAGACAGTGAGTCAACCATTTCAAATATGGAGTCAACTTCCCCCACACGCGTACATCTGTATCCTGTCACACACATCACTGATAATGTTGAACTTTCCTCTGGCAAACGGATTTCTGAAGAGGATCCGGAAGAAGAAAGTCAATCAAAAATCCAGAGAACTGTTTGA
- the zgc:193801 gene encoding uncharacterized protein zgc:193801 isoform X3: MTAFITHPSVRVKGTEHNYNPVFCQDEKCSSNSKGLKILRCCNHCDIIGTIKEEKKFKGAHWHCYRCRNGFNRRDEAMKHYKTHFRNPHTTFQIQITQEVNSRQYYEQSAEAHHKAYGGNHITSGGTMDITPFSPVVTEVAINTTTSTLTMGKNDTVIGQTAKDGNLTNGVTADAKESMGSTSADDHQTLVLMDPDGENGELVYSDTTNLVVEQSDDTLDQNLLIEKQLLELHQQNHQLRVEKTETERRLQMEIQQLKNQIAGLTEANWQMAEELKQYKCSRDIENKINQMIEQMEIQHKELLQMQVELLRKEYNKLNHQVNGGSDSLQDSKDDCTNETERTTEQTFVGSATLSPKRHSITLTLPTTMVTSHEIVTSEHGIMSTSDDVIAASEVDLSSGNVISFIEPNNNSSNESAGLTTLEIVEVHLDSESTISNMESTSPTRVHLYPVTHITDNVELSSGKRISEEDPEEESQSKIQRTV, translated from the exons ATGACAGCTTTCATT ACTCATCCATCAGTGAGAGTTAAAGGAACAGAGCATAACTACAATCCAGTTTTCTGCCAAGATGAAAAATGTTCTTCTAACTCTAAAG GTTTAAAGATACTTCGCTGTTGTAATCACTGTGACATCATTGGAACTAtcaaagaagaaaagaaatttAAAGGTGCACACTGGCACTGCTACCGCTGTCGAAATGGTTTCAATAGACGTGATGAAGCTATGAAGCATTACAAAACTCATTTCCGCAACCCTCATACGACTTTCCAAATTCAAATTACACAA GAGGTAAATAGTCGACAGTATTACGAACAAAGTGCAGAAGCTCATCATAAAGCTTATGGAGGCAACCACATTACCTCTGGTGGGACAATGGATATCACACCATTTAGTCCTGTTGTGACAGAAGTAGCCATTAACACAACAACCTCGACTCTTACCATGGGGAAGAATGATACTGTCATAGGACAGACTGCAAAG GATGGCAATCTGACCAATGGTGTCACTGCTGATGCCAAAGAATCTATGGGCTCTACATCAGCAGATGATCATCAAACTCTGGTACTTATGGACCCAGATGGGGAAAATGGAGAGCTTGTGTACAGTGATACTACAAACTTAGTTGTAGAACAG AGCGATGACACTTTGGATCAAAATCTGCTAATAGAAAAGCAACTACTTGAACTACACCAGCAGAATCATCAACTTAGAGTAGAGAAAACAGAAACCGAGCGCAGGCTCCAAATGGAAATCCAACAGCTAAAAAATCAG ATTGCAGGTCTTACAGAGGCCAATTGGCAAATGGCTGAAGAACTCAAGCAATATAAATGTTCCAGAGATATTGagaataaaataaatcaaatg ATTGAACAGATGGAGATACAGCACAAGGAGCTCTTACAGATGCAGGTGGAGCTGTTACGGAAAGAGTATAACAAGTTAAATCATCAAGTTAATGGTGGCTCTGATTCTCTTCAGGATTCTAAAGATGATTGCACTAATGAAACTGAGCGTACAACTGAACAGACATTTGTGGGCAGTGCTACTTTGTCCCCCAAGCGTCATAGCATAACACTGACCTTACCCACCACTATGGTGACTTCGCATGAAATCGTGACCTCTGAGCATGGAATCATGTCAACATCAGATGATGTAATTGCAGCATCTGAAGTGGACCTCAGTTCTGGAAATGTCATATCCTTCATTGAGCCTAATAATAATTCATCAAATGAATCTGCAGGTTTGACAACACTTGAAATTGTAGAGGTCCATTTAGACAGTGAGTCAACCATTTCAAATATGGAGTCAACTTCCCCCACACGCGTACATCTGTATCCTGTCACACACATCACTGATAATGTTGAACTTTCCTCTGGCAAACGGATTTCTGAAGAGGATCCGGAAGAAGAAAGTCAATCAAAAATCCAGAGAACTGTTTGA
- the zgc:193801 gene encoding uncharacterized protein zgc:193801 isoform X4 yields the protein MAVISSSSSLKILRCCNHCDIIGTIKEEKKFKGAHWHCYRCRNGFNRRDEAMKHYKTHFRNPHTTFQIQITQEVNSRQYYEQSAEAHHKAYGGNHITSGGTMDITPFSPVVTEVAINTTTSTLTMGKNDTVIGQTAKDGNLTNGVTADAKESMGSTSADDHQTLVLMDPDGENGELVYSDTTNLVVEQSDDTLDQNLLIEKQLLELHQQNHQLRVEKTETERRLQMEIQQLKNQIAGLTEANWQMAEELKQYKCSRDIENKINQMIEQMEIQHKELLQMQVELLRKEYNKLNHQVNGGSDSLQDSKDDCTNETERTTEQTFVGSATLSPKRHSITLTLPTTMVTSHEIVTSEHGIMSTSDDVIAASEVDLSSGNVISFIEPNNNSSNESAGLTTLEIVEVHLDSESTISNMESTSPTRVHLYPVTHITDNVELSSGKRISEEDPEEESQSKIQRTV from the exons ATGGCGGTTATCTCCTCCAGCTCCA GTTTAAAGATACTTCGCTGTTGTAATCACTGTGACATCATTGGAACTAtcaaagaagaaaagaaatttAAAGGTGCACACTGGCACTGCTACCGCTGTCGAAATGGTTTCAATAGACGTGATGAAGCTATGAAGCATTACAAAACTCATTTCCGCAACCCTCATACGACTTTCCAAATTCAAATTACACAA GAGGTAAATAGTCGACAGTATTACGAACAAAGTGCAGAAGCTCATCATAAAGCTTATGGAGGCAACCACATTACCTCTGGTGGGACAATGGATATCACACCATTTAGTCCTGTTGTGACAGAAGTAGCCATTAACACAACAACCTCGACTCTTACCATGGGGAAGAATGATACTGTCATAGGACAGACTGCAAAG GATGGCAATCTGACCAATGGTGTCACTGCTGATGCCAAAGAATCTATGGGCTCTACATCAGCAGATGATCATCAAACTCTGGTACTTATGGACCCAGATGGGGAAAATGGAGAGCTTGTGTACAGTGATACTACAAACTTAGTTGTAGAACAG AGCGATGACACTTTGGATCAAAATCTGCTAATAGAAAAGCAACTACTTGAACTACACCAGCAGAATCATCAACTTAGAGTAGAGAAAACAGAAACCGAGCGCAGGCTCCAAATGGAAATCCAACAGCTAAAAAATCAG ATTGCAGGTCTTACAGAGGCCAATTGGCAAATGGCTGAAGAACTCAAGCAATATAAATGTTCCAGAGATATTGagaataaaataaatcaaatg ATTGAACAGATGGAGATACAGCACAAGGAGCTCTTACAGATGCAGGTGGAGCTGTTACGGAAAGAGTATAACAAGTTAAATCATCAAGTTAATGGTGGCTCTGATTCTCTTCAGGATTCTAAAGATGATTGCACTAATGAAACTGAGCGTACAACTGAACAGACATTTGTGGGCAGTGCTACTTTGTCCCCCAAGCGTCATAGCATAACACTGACCTTACCCACCACTATGGTGACTTCGCATGAAATCGTGACCTCTGAGCATGGAATCATGTCAACATCAGATGATGTAATTGCAGCATCTGAAGTGGACCTCAGTTCTGGAAATGTCATATCCTTCATTGAGCCTAATAATAATTCATCAAATGAATCTGCAGGTTTGACAACACTTGAAATTGTAGAGGTCCATTTAGACAGTGAGTCAACCATTTCAAATATGGAGTCAACTTCCCCCACACGCGTACATCTGTATCCTGTCACACACATCACTGATAATGTTGAACTTTCCTCTGGCAAACGGATTTCTGAAGAGGATCCGGAAGAAGAAAGTCAATCAAAAATCCAGAGAACTGTTTGA
- the zgc:193801 gene encoding uncharacterized protein zgc:193801 isoform X2, with the protein MHCPFCSVTDAYQDPVILRAHYRVKHVDKGLDFAGLKILRCCNHCDIIGTIKEEKKFKGAHWHCYRCRNGFNRRDEAMKHYKTHFRNPHTTFQIQITQEVNSRQYYEQSAEAHHKAYGGNHITSGGTMDITPFSPVVTEVAINTTTSTLTMGKNDTVIGQTAKDGNLTNGVTADAKESMGSTSADDHQTLVLMDPDGENGELVYSDTTNLVVEQSDDTLDQNLLIEKQLLELHQQNHQLRVEKTETERRLQMEIQQLKNQIAGLTEANWQMAEELKQYKCSRDIENKINQMIEQMEIQHKELLQMQVELLRKEYNKLNHQVNGGSDSLQDSKDDCTNETERTTEQTFVGSATLSPKRHSITLTLPTTMVTSHEIVTSEHGIMSTSDDVIAASEVDLSSGNVISFIEPNNNSSNESAGLTTLEIVEVHLDSESTISNMESTSPTRVHLYPVTHITDNVELSSGKRISEEDPEEESQSKIQRTV; encoded by the exons ATGCACTGTCCCTTTTGTAGTGTGACTGATGCCTACCAGGACCCTGTCATCTTGAGAGCACATTACAGAGTTAAACATGTTGACAAAGGGCTTGATTTTGCAG GTTTAAAGATACTTCGCTGTTGTAATCACTGTGACATCATTGGAACTAtcaaagaagaaaagaaatttAAAGGTGCACACTGGCACTGCTACCGCTGTCGAAATGGTTTCAATAGACGTGATGAAGCTATGAAGCATTACAAAACTCATTTCCGCAACCCTCATACGACTTTCCAAATTCAAATTACACAA GAGGTAAATAGTCGACAGTATTACGAACAAAGTGCAGAAGCTCATCATAAAGCTTATGGAGGCAACCACATTACCTCTGGTGGGACAATGGATATCACACCATTTAGTCCTGTTGTGACAGAAGTAGCCATTAACACAACAACCTCGACTCTTACCATGGGGAAGAATGATACTGTCATAGGACAGACTGCAAAG GATGGCAATCTGACCAATGGTGTCACTGCTGATGCCAAAGAATCTATGGGCTCTACATCAGCAGATGATCATCAAACTCTGGTACTTATGGACCCAGATGGGGAAAATGGAGAGCTTGTGTACAGTGATACTACAAACTTAGTTGTAGAACAG AGCGATGACACTTTGGATCAAAATCTGCTAATAGAAAAGCAACTACTTGAACTACACCAGCAGAATCATCAACTTAGAGTAGAGAAAACAGAAACCGAGCGCAGGCTCCAAATGGAAATCCAACAGCTAAAAAATCAG ATTGCAGGTCTTACAGAGGCCAATTGGCAAATGGCTGAAGAACTCAAGCAATATAAATGTTCCAGAGATATTGagaataaaataaatcaaatg ATTGAACAGATGGAGATACAGCACAAGGAGCTCTTACAGATGCAGGTGGAGCTGTTACGGAAAGAGTATAACAAGTTAAATCATCAAGTTAATGGTGGCTCTGATTCTCTTCAGGATTCTAAAGATGATTGCACTAATGAAACTGAGCGTACAACTGAACAGACATTTGTGGGCAGTGCTACTTTGTCCCCCAAGCGTCATAGCATAACACTGACCTTACCCACCACTATGGTGACTTCGCATGAAATCGTGACCTCTGAGCATGGAATCATGTCAACATCAGATGATGTAATTGCAGCATCTGAAGTGGACCTCAGTTCTGGAAATGTCATATCCTTCATTGAGCCTAATAATAATTCATCAAATGAATCTGCAGGTTTGACAACACTTGAAATTGTAGAGGTCCATTTAGACAGTGAGTCAACCATTTCAAATATGGAGTCAACTTCCCCCACACGCGTACATCTGTATCCTGTCACACACATCACTGATAATGTTGAACTTTCCTCTGGCAAACGGATTTCTGAAGAGGATCCGGAAGAAGAAAGTCAATCAAAAATCCAGAGAACTGTTTGA